One genomic window of Mus pahari chromosome 23, PAHARI_EIJ_v1.1, whole genome shotgun sequence includes the following:
- the LOC110313204 gene encoding humanin-like 11 encodes MAKRGFNCLLFLISEIDLSVKRLKYNNKTRRPXGA; translated from the coding sequence ATGGCTAAACGAGGGTTCAACTGTCTCTTATTTTTAATCAGTGAAATTGACCTTTCAGTGAAGAGGCTGAAATATAATAATAAGACGAGAAGACCCNATGGAGCTTAA